In a genomic window of Streptomyces pristinaespiralis:
- a CDS encoding glycoside hydrolase family 15 protein has product MAVRLEMHVAGRIEDYALIGDMQTAALVCRDGTVDWLCLPRFDSQAIFAGLLGTEEHGFWRLGPAFESHSGAPAATRRTYRGDSLILESEWDTPRGTVRVTDFMPPRDGAPQLIRIVEGVSGRVRMRSALRMRFSYGRIVPWVHKVDNRTVGVAGPDSVWLDADTDTYGKDLTTYSDFTVGPGDRITFTLSWQPSHKEPPALPDPAGALEATADFWREWVDHCTYHGPYREAVVRSLITLKALTYAPTGGIVAAPTTSLPEEIGGVRNWDYRYTWLRDAAITLSSLLRTGYRDEARAWREWLLRAVAGDPENLQIMYGIAGERELGEAELDWLPGYENSGPVRVGNGAAHQLQLDVYGEVTEALHLAHMTGLARNDYASLLQLKLIRYLEKHWNQPDEGIWEVRGPRRHFVHSKVMAWVAVDRTIKLIESGDADGPLERWRDLRDEIHRDVCEKGYDAERNTFTQSYGSKELDASLLLIPQMGFLPPDDKRVIGTIEAIQRELSTEDGFILRYPTEGAHEGVDGLPGDEGAFLACSFWMADDLAMIGRVDEARRLFEKLLSLRNDLGLLAEEWDPRLQRQVGNFPQAFSHVPLIDTALRLTASGAYGG; this is encoded by the coding sequence ATGGCCGTTCGACTGGAGATGCACGTGGCCGGGCGCATCGAGGATTACGCACTCATCGGAGACATGCAGACCGCAGCACTGGTCTGCCGGGACGGCACGGTGGACTGGCTGTGCCTGCCCCGCTTCGACTCGCAGGCCATTTTCGCCGGGCTGCTCGGCACGGAGGAACACGGTTTCTGGCGACTGGGCCCCGCGTTCGAGTCGCACAGCGGCGCCCCGGCCGCGACCCGTCGCACCTACCGCGGCGACTCGCTGATCCTCGAATCCGAGTGGGACACCCCCCGGGGCACGGTCCGGGTGACGGATTTCATGCCGCCGCGTGACGGCGCGCCGCAGCTGATCCGGATCGTCGAGGGCGTCTCAGGGCGGGTGCGGATGCGCTCCGCGCTGCGGATGCGTTTCAGCTACGGCCGGATCGTGCCGTGGGTCCACAAGGTCGACAACCGCACGGTCGGCGTCGCCGGACCCGACTCGGTGTGGCTCGACGCTGACACCGACACGTACGGCAAGGACCTCACGACCTACTCCGACTTCACTGTCGGCCCCGGCGACCGGATCACCTTCACGCTCAGCTGGCAGCCCTCGCACAAGGAGCCGCCGGCCCTCCCGGACCCGGCGGGCGCGCTGGAGGCCACCGCCGATTTCTGGCGGGAGTGGGTGGACCACTGCACGTACCACGGCCCGTACCGCGAGGCCGTGGTCCGCTCGCTGATCACGCTGAAGGCGCTGACGTACGCGCCGACCGGCGGGATCGTCGCGGCGCCGACCACCTCGCTGCCGGAGGAGATCGGCGGCGTCCGTAACTGGGACTACCGCTACACCTGGCTGCGGGACGCGGCGATCACCCTGTCCTCCCTGCTGCGCACCGGCTACCGCGACGAGGCCCGCGCCTGGCGCGAGTGGCTGCTGCGGGCCGTCGCCGGCGACCCCGAGAACCTGCAGATCATGTACGGCATCGCGGGCGAACGCGAGCTGGGCGAGGCGGAGCTCGACTGGCTGCCCGGCTACGAGAACTCGGGTCCGGTGCGCGTCGGCAACGGCGCCGCGCACCAGCTCCAGCTCGACGTGTACGGCGAGGTCACCGAGGCCCTGCACCTCGCGCACATGACCGGCCTCGCACGCAACGACTACGCCTCGCTGCTCCAGCTGAAGCTGATCCGCTACCTGGAGAAGCACTGGAACCAGCCGGACGAGGGCATCTGGGAGGTCCGCGGGCCGCGCAGGCACTTCGTCCACTCCAAGGTGATGGCGTGGGTCGCGGTCGACCGGACCATCAAGCTGATCGAGTCCGGCGACGCGGACGGGCCGCTGGAGCGCTGGCGCGACCTGCGCGACGAGATCCACCGCGACGTCTGCGAGAAGGGTTACGACGCCGAGCGGAACACCTTCACCCAGTCCTACGGCTCCAAGGAACTGGACGCCTCCCTGCTGCTGATCCCGCAGATGGGCTTCCTGCCGCCCGACGACAAGCGGGTCATCGGCACGATCGAGGCGATCCAGCGCGAGCTGTCCACCGAGGACGGCTTCATCCTGCGCTACCCGACCGAGGGCGCGCACGAAGGCGTCGACGGTCTGCCCGGCGACGAAGGCGCGTTCCTGGCCTGCTCGTTCTGGATGGCGGACGACCTGGCGATGATCGGACGGGTGGACGAGGCGCGGCGGCTGTTCGAGAAGCTGCTGTCGCTCCGCAACGATCTCGGGCTGCTCGCGGAGGAGTGGGACCCGAGGCTGCAGCGGCAGGTGGGCAACTTCCCGCAGGCCTTCAGCCATGTCCCCCTGATCGACACGGCGCTGCGGCTCACCGCGTCCGGCGCCTACGGCGGCTAG
- a CDS encoding CTP synthase, with translation MPPKSMTTKHIFVTGGVASSLGKGLTASSLGALLKARGLRVTMQKLDPYLNVDPGTMNPFQHGEVFVTNDGAETDLDIGHYERFLDVDLDGSANVTTGQVYSQVIAKERRGEYLGDTVQVIPHITNEIKSRIRRMATDDVDVVITEVGGTVGDIESLPFLETVRQVRHEVGRDNVFVVHISLLPYIGPSGELKTKPTQHSVAALRNIGIQPDAIVLRADRDVPTAIKRKISLMCDVDEAAVVAAIDAKSIYDIPKVLHTEGLDAYVVRKLDLPFRDVDWTVWEDLLDRVHNPDHEVTVALVGKYIDLPDAYLSVTEAMRAGGFANKARVQVKWVTSDDCKTPAGAAKQLGDVDAIVIPGGFGERGVNGKVGAIQYARENKIPLLGLCLGLQCIVIEAARNLAEIPDANSTEFDAATAHPVISTMEEQLAYVEGAGDLGGTMRLGLYPAKLAEGSIVREVYADEPYVEERHRHRYEVNNAYRAELEKKAGILFSGTSPDNRLVEYVEYPREVHPYLVATQAHPELRSRPTRPHPLFAGLVKAAVERKSGQ, from the coding sequence ATGCCGCCCAAATCCATGACGACCAAGCACATCTTCGTCACCGGGGGTGTCGCCTCCTCCCTCGGCAAGGGCCTCACGGCCTCCAGCCTGGGTGCGCTGCTCAAGGCACGGGGCCTGCGGGTCACCATGCAGAAGCTCGACCCGTACCTGAACGTCGACCCGGGCACGATGAACCCGTTCCAGCACGGTGAGGTGTTCGTCACCAACGACGGCGCGGAGACCGACCTGGACATCGGCCACTACGAGCGCTTCCTCGACGTCGACCTCGACGGCTCGGCCAACGTCACCACCGGCCAGGTCTACTCGCAGGTCATCGCCAAGGAGCGGCGCGGCGAGTACCTCGGTGACACCGTGCAGGTCATCCCGCACATCACCAACGAGATCAAGTCCCGCATCCGCAGGATGGCGACCGACGACGTCGACGTGGTCATCACCGAGGTCGGCGGCACCGTCGGCGACATCGAATCGCTGCCGTTCCTGGAGACCGTCCGCCAGGTCCGCCACGAGGTGGGCCGGGACAACGTCTTCGTCGTGCACATCTCGCTGCTGCCCTACATCGGTCCCTCCGGCGAGCTGAAGACCAAGCCGACCCAGCACTCGGTCGCCGCTCTGCGCAACATCGGTATCCAGCCCGACGCGATCGTGCTGCGCGCCGACCGTGACGTGCCGACCGCGATCAAGCGCAAGATCTCGCTGATGTGCGACGTCGACGAGGCCGCGGTCGTCGCCGCCATCGACGCCAAGTCGATCTACGACATCCCGAAGGTCCTGCACACCGAGGGCCTGGACGCCTATGTCGTGCGCAAGCTCGACCTGCCGTTCCGCGACGTCGACTGGACGGTCTGGGAGGACCTGCTCGACCGGGTCCACAACCCCGACCACGAGGTCACCGTCGCGCTCGTCGGCAAGTACATCGACCTGCCCGACGCCTATCTGTCGGTGACCGAGGCCATGCGCGCCGGCGGTTTCGCCAACAAGGCCCGTGTCCAGGTCAAGTGGGTCACCTCCGACGACTGCAAGACCCCGGCGGGCGCCGCGAAGCAGCTCGGCGACGTCGACGCGATCGTCATCCCCGGCGGCTTCGGCGAGCGCGGCGTCAACGGCAAGGTCGGCGCCATCCAGTACGCCCGCGAGAACAAGATCCCGCTGCTCGGCCTCTGCCTGGGCCTGCAGTGCATCGTCATCGAGGCCGCGCGCAACCTGGCGGAGATCCCCGACGCCAACTCCACCGAGTTCGACGCGGCCACCGCGCACCCGGTGATCTCCACCATGGAGGAGCAGCTGGCCTACGTCGAGGGCGCCGGCGACCTCGGCGGCACCATGCGTCTCGGTCTGTACCCGGCGAAGCTCGCGGAGGGCTCCATCGTCCGCGAGGTCTACGCCGACGAGCCCTACGTCGAGGAGCGCCACCGTCACCGCTACGAGGTGAACAACGCCTACCGCGCGGAGCTCGAGAAGAAGGCGGGCATCCTCTTCTCCGGTACGTCGCCCGACAACCGGCTCGTCGAGTACGTCGAGTACCCGCGTGAGGTGCACCCGTACCTCGTCGCCACCCAGGCCCACCCGGAGCTGCGGTCCCGCCCGACGCGTCCGCACCCTCTCTTCGCCGGTCTGGTGAAGGCGGCCGTGGAGCGCAAGTCCGGTCAGTGA
- a CDS encoding NUDIX domain-containing protein produces the protein MAIKDTPEQWQVTATTTPFRGNKTSVRTDDVVMPDGTVVKRDYQVHPGSVAVLALDGEGRVLVLRQYRHPVRQKLWEIPAGLLDVPGENPLHAAQRELYEEAHVKAEDWRVLSDVYTTPGGCDEAVRIFLARELSEAEGDRFEVSEEEADMELARVPLDELVQGVLAGDLHNTCLVVGVLSAVAARGGEGFDALRPAEAPWPARPFVA, from the coding sequence ATGGCCATCAAGGACACGCCCGAGCAGTGGCAGGTCACCGCGACCACGACACCGTTCCGGGGCAACAAGACCAGCGTCCGCACCGACGACGTCGTCATGCCCGACGGCACGGTCGTCAAGCGTGACTACCAGGTGCACCCGGGGTCGGTCGCCGTGCTCGCCCTCGACGGCGAGGGCCGGGTCCTCGTGCTCCGCCAGTACCGGCACCCCGTGCGGCAGAAGCTGTGGGAGATCCCGGCCGGGCTGCTGGACGTGCCGGGGGAGAACCCGCTGCACGCCGCGCAGCGGGAGCTGTACGAGGAGGCGCACGTCAAGGCGGAGGACTGGCGGGTGCTCTCCGACGTCTACACCACCCCCGGCGGCTGCGACGAGGCGGTGCGGATCTTCCTGGCCCGGGAGCTGTCCGAGGCCGAAGGCGACCGTTTCGAGGTCTCCGAGGAGGAGGCCGACATGGAGCTGGCCAGGGTGCCGCTCGACGAACTGGTCCAGGGCGTGCTCGCCGGGGATCTCCACAACACGTGTCTGGTGGTAGGCGTGCTGTCCGCGGTGGCGGCCCGTGGGGGCGAGGGCTTCGACGCGCTGCGCCCCGCGGAGGCGCCGTGGCCGGCGCGGCCCTTCGTGGCGTGA
- a CDS encoding tetratricopeptide repeat protein, with amino-acid sequence MFFGRQRELKALVADIERAGLDTIAGRKAPRARVLLIAGRPGSGRSALAQQLALRLGDRYPDGILHVRLSEPDGRPVPMDQAARGLLDRLRIASPPGAGDDELTEMVREALAVRRVLLLVDDATDAEQVDLLLPQNPDCLVVAVSQGPLTGIPDVRPCTLGGMDAKAAIELLTTFTGSVRITVDPQAAEAIAEECGGQPAALVLVGGWLAARPNASVADAAKRLRTLPDDPGRPAGARPLTRAFRLVYESLPQSAARTLRLLALAPAGRADAHTASALAGCSVSAAQETLDRFAGLGLLRRTGASFEVPGALAPLLRALMESTDRPAEVQLARARMLERTVRRLQACRAITEPEGSPARRKLAALPRALRFTSAWAAGEWLRTSRPELLAAARLVVDDGELDTLARRLIAALVRALAAHWGTEAAAPELYGLHQLVLDVAERRGLHREQAAALLNLADLDAQTGRTTDALARYRAALDAGRAANDPYATGRAMESVGGAYQELGDWQRAADWYGRALAQRQARGERADEARLYGRLGTAHTYAGRYGEALRSWRAAVAGYRKVGDLPSQARALSEAARVQEYAGRPEECLRTCQDAVDLARRAGDGRLQAALQLRLADTLDRLGDPAAARLHRIAAERMLGTEDSTYEIRGSSLEG; translated from the coding sequence GTGTTCTTCGGGCGGCAGCGGGAGCTGAAGGCGCTCGTCGCCGACATCGAGCGCGCCGGGCTCGACACGATCGCCGGCCGCAAGGCGCCCCGCGCCCGGGTGCTGCTGATCGCGGGGCGGCCCGGCTCCGGGCGCTCCGCGCTCGCCCAGCAGCTCGCCCTGAGGCTTGGCGACCGCTACCCCGACGGGATCCTGCATGTCCGGCTCAGCGAGCCGGACGGCCGGCCGGTCCCCATGGACCAGGCGGCACGCGGACTGCTCGACCGGCTCCGGATCGCCTCGCCCCCCGGCGCGGGCGACGACGAACTGACCGAGATGGTGCGTGAGGCCCTCGCCGTACGCCGGGTGCTGCTGCTCGTCGACGACGCCACGGACGCCGAGCAGGTCGACCTGCTGCTGCCGCAGAACCCGGACTGCCTGGTGGTCGCCGTCTCCCAGGGCCCGCTGACCGGTATCCCGGACGTGCGGCCCTGCACGCTCGGCGGCATGGACGCCAAGGCCGCGATCGAGCTGCTCACCACCTTCACCGGGTCGGTGCGGATCACGGTGGACCCGCAGGCGGCGGAGGCGATCGCCGAGGAGTGCGGCGGCCAGCCCGCCGCGCTGGTGCTGGTCGGCGGCTGGCTCGCCGCCCGTCCCAACGCCTCGGTCGCCGACGCCGCCAAGCGGCTGCGCACACTCCCCGACGACCCGGGCCGGCCGGCCGGGGCCAGGCCGCTGACCAGGGCCTTCCGGCTGGTGTACGAATCGCTGCCGCAGTCGGCCGCGCGCACGCTGCGGCTGCTGGCCCTCGCGCCCGCCGGCCGTGCGGACGCGCACACCGCGTCCGCACTGGCCGGATGTTCCGTCTCCGCCGCCCAGGAGACGCTCGACCGCTTCGCCGGGCTCGGTCTGCTGCGCCGGACCGGGGCCTCCTTCGAGGTGCCCGGCGCGCTCGCGCCGCTGCTGCGCGCACTGATGGAGAGCACCGACCGGCCCGCCGAGGTGCAGCTGGCGCGGGCGAGGATGCTCGAGCGGACCGTGCGGCGGCTCCAGGCGTGCCGGGCGATCACGGAGCCGGAAGGGTCCCCCGCCCGCAGGAAGCTGGCCGCCCTGCCCCGCGCCCTGCGTTTCACCTCGGCGTGGGCCGCCGGTGAGTGGCTGCGCACCAGCCGCCCGGAGCTGCTGGCCGCCGCCCGGCTCGTCGTCGACGACGGCGAGCTGGACACCCTGGCACGCAGGCTCATCGCCGCCCTGGTCAGGGCGCTGGCGGCGCATTGGGGGACCGAGGCGGCCGCCCCCGAGCTGTACGGGCTGCACCAACTGGTCCTCGACGTCGCCGAGCGGCGCGGACTGCACCGGGAGCAGGCCGCCGCGCTGCTCAACCTCGCCGATCTGGACGCGCAGACCGGACGTACCACCGACGCGCTGGCCCGCTACCGGGCCGCCCTCGACGCCGGCCGTGCCGCGAACGATCCGTACGCGACGGGCCGCGCGATGGAATCCGTAGGCGGCGCGTACCAGGAGCTGGGCGACTGGCAGCGGGCGGCCGACTGGTACGGCCGCGCCCTCGCGCAGCGCCAGGCACGCGGCGAGCGCGCGGACGAGGCGCGGCTGTACGGAAGGCTCGGCACCGCGCACACCTACGCGGGACGGTACGGGGAGGCGCTGCGCAGCTGGCGGGCCGCTGTCGCCGGCTACCGCAAGGTCGGTGATCTGCCTTCCCAGGCGCGGGCGTTGAGCGAGGCGGCCCGGGTCCAGGAGTACGCGGGCCGGCCGGAGGAGTGTCTGCGCACCTGCCAGGACGCGGTCGACCTGGCCCGTCGTGCCGGGGACGGGCGGCTCCAGGCGGCGCTGCAGCTCAGGCTTGCCGACACCCTCGACCGGCTCGGTGACCCGGCGGCTGCCCGGCTGCACCGCATCGCTGCGGAAAGAATGCTTGGAACAGAGGATTCAACCTACGAAATCCGTGGCAGTTCGCTCGAAGGTTAA
- the ald gene encoding alanine dehydrogenase, which produces MKVGIPREVKNNEFRVAITPAGVHELVRNGHQVFVEQNAGVGSSITDDEYVAAGAQILPTADEVWATADLLLKVKEPIAEEYHRLRKDQTLFTYLHLAASRECTDALLESGTTAIAYETVEVNRALPLLAPMSEVAGRLAPQVGAYHLMRSAGGRGVLPGGVPGTQAGKAVVIGGGVSGWNATQIAVGMGFHVTLLDRDINKLREADKIFGTKVQTIVSNAFELEKAVVEADLVIGAVLIPGAKAPKLVTNELVAKMKPGSVLVDIAIDQGGCFEDSRPTTHAEPTFNVHDSVFYCVANMPGAVPNTSTYALTNATLPYIVSLANNGWVEALRRDPALAKGLNTHDGKVVYREVAEAHGLESVELSTLLG; this is translated from the coding sequence GTGAAGGTCGGCATCCCCCGCGAGGTCAAGAACAACGAGTTCCGGGTGGCCATCACCCCCGCCGGCGTGCACGAGCTCGTGCGCAACGGCCACCAGGTCTTCGTCGAGCAGAACGCCGGTGTCGGCTCCTCGATCACGGACGACGAGTACGTCGCCGCCGGCGCGCAGATCCTGCCCACCGCGGACGAGGTCTGGGCCACCGCCGACCTGCTGCTGAAGGTCAAGGAGCCCATCGCGGAGGAGTACCACCGCCTCCGCAAGGACCAGACCCTCTTCACCTACCTGCACCTCGCCGCCTCCCGCGAGTGCACCGACGCCCTGCTGGAGTCCGGCACCACGGCGATCGCCTACGAGACCGTCGAGGTGAACCGCGCCCTGCCGCTGCTCGCCCCGATGTCCGAGGTCGCGGGCCGCCTCGCCCCCCAGGTCGGCGCGTACCACCTGATGCGTTCGGCCGGCGGCCGCGGCGTGCTCCCCGGTGGCGTCCCCGGAACCCAGGCCGGCAAGGCCGTCGTCATCGGCGGCGGCGTCTCCGGCTGGAACGCCACGCAGATCGCGGTCGGCATGGGCTTCCACGTGACCCTGCTCGACCGGGACATCAACAAGCTGCGCGAGGCGGACAAGATCTTCGGCACCAAGGTGCAGACGATCGTCTCCAACGCCTTCGAGCTGGAGAAGGCCGTCGTCGAGGCCGACCTCGTCATCGGCGCCGTGCTGATCCCCGGAGCCAAGGCGCCGAAGCTGGTCACCAACGAGCTCGTCGCCAAGATGAAGCCCGGAAGTGTACTTGTCGACATTGCAATCGATCAGGGCGGCTGCTTCGAGGACTCCCGTCCGACCACCCACGCCGAGCCGACGTTCAACGTCCACGACTCGGTCTTCTACTGCGTCGCCAACATGCCGGGCGCGGTGCCGAACACGTCCACCTACGCGCTGACCAACGCCACGCTGCCCTACATCGTGTCGCTGGCCAACAACGGCTGGGTCGAGGCGCTGCGCCGTGACCCGGCGCTCGCCAAGGGGCTCAACACCCATGACGGCAAGGTGGTTTACCGTGAGGTCGCCGAGGCGCACGGCCTCGAGAGCGTCGAGCTGAGCACGCTGCTCGGCTGA
- a CDS encoding ParA family protein, with the protein MNESTFTPGGGRPGTVPAGQGPSSGPEDVGSVAVRTFATHQHTTHMTTAHTMKMMDGQHVNAMAGNESGRESTHFAAYEEVPEGHFYDPDAEYEPDPEYAATLAPDAARQRRERIGPTGRPLPYFPIPGPLTDHGPAKIIAMCNQKGGVGKTTSTINLGAALAEYGRRVLLVDFDPQGALSVGLGVNPMELDLTVYNLLMERGMSADEVLLKTAVPNMDLLPSNIDLSAAEVQLVSEVARESTLQRALKPLMSDYDYIVIDCQPSLGLLTVNALTAAHKVIVPLECEFFALRGVALLTETIEKVQERLNPDLELDGILATMYDSRTVHSREVLARVVEAFDDHVYHTVIGRTVRFPETTVAGEPITTYASNSVGAAAYRQLAREVLARCHAE; encoded by the coding sequence GTGAATGAGTCGACATTTACTCCCGGGGGTGGTCGGCCAGGAACGGTTCCGGCGGGCCAGGGCCCGTCGTCCGGTCCCGAGGATGTCGGCTCCGTCGCTGTCCGCACCTTCGCGACGCACCAGCACACGACGCACATGACGACAGCCCACACGATGAAGATGATGGACGGCCAACACGTGAACGCCATGGCCGGCAACGAGAGTGGCCGAGAGTCCACCCACTTCGCCGCCTACGAGGAAGTCCCCGAGGGGCACTTCTACGACCCCGATGCCGAGTACGAGCCCGATCCCGAGTACGCGGCCACCCTCGCGCCCGACGCTGCCCGTCAGCGCCGCGAGCGGATCGGCCCCACCGGGCGGCCGCTGCCGTACTTCCCGATCCCGGGCCCGCTGACCGACCACGGCCCCGCCAAGATCATCGCGATGTGCAACCAGAAGGGCGGCGTCGGCAAGACGACGTCGACCATCAACCTGGGCGCCGCGCTCGCCGAGTACGGGCGGCGCGTGCTGCTCGTCGACTTCGACCCGCAGGGCGCACTGTCGGTGGGCCTCGGCGTCAACCCGATGGAGCTCGACCTCACCGTCTACAACCTGCTCATGGAGCGGGGCATGTCGGCCGACGAGGTCCTCCTGAAGACCGCCGTGCCCAACATGGACCTGCTGCCGAGCAACATCGACCTCTCGGCCGCGGAAGTGCAGCTGGTGAGCGAGGTCGCGCGCGAGTCGACGCTCCAGCGTGCGCTGAAGCCGCTGATGTCCGACTACGACTACATCGTGATCGACTGTCAGCCCTCGCTCGGCCTGCTCACCGTCAACGCGCTGACCGCGGCGCACAAGGTGATAGTGCCGCTCGAGTGCGAGTTCTTCGCGCTGCGCGGTGTCGCGCTGCTGACCGAGACGATCGAGAAGGTCCAGGAGCGGCTCAACCCCGACCTCGAGCTCGACGGCATCCTCGCCACGATGTACGACTCGCGGACCGTGCACAGCCGCGAGGTGCTGGCGCGGGTCGTCGAGGCGTTCGACGACCACGTCTACCACACGGTCATCGGGCGGACCGTCCGCTTCCCGGAGACCACGGTCGCCGGTGAGCCGATCACGACGTACGCGTCGAACTCCGTCGGCGCCGCCGCGTACCGCCAGCTCGCCAGGGAGGTGCTCGCCCGGTGTCACGCCGAGTGA